The DNA region ATGGCGTTCTTCAGGCCACCGGGAATCGACCGGTTGTACTCGGGCGTCACGAAGAGGACCGCGTCGACCTCGGCGATTGCTCTCTTGAAGGCTTGCGCCACCGGCGGATAGTCGGCGTCGTAGTCGGAACTGTAGAGCGGCAGGTCCTTGATGGCGATCTCGCTGAGCACCAGTTCGGGCGGCGCGAGTCGCACCAATGCCTTGGCGAGCAGACGGTTGATCGACGTCGAGGCGAGGCTACCGACGAAATACCCGACTTTGTAGGTGGCCATCTGCCCTCCTCGGTGGCCGGGCTCGAAGCCCGACCTCAGCCCTTCGTTGCCGTCAGCTTGCGGAAGATCCATGTCACGACGACAGCGCCGAAGAAGGCGACGACGATGGTGTAGAGGAGTCCGCCCTCGGGCTTGAAGCCGACGAGGCCCATCAGGAATCCTCCCACGAGGGCCCCGACGAGGCCGACGATGATGTCCATCAGCACGCCCTTGCCCGGGCCCCCCATGACCTTCCCCGTCAGCCAACCCGCGACGAGGCCGACGACGAGCCACGCGATGATGCCCACGACTACGTCCGCGACGCCGAGATCCGGCGCATGAGCAGGGCCAGCGCGCCGACCCCGATGGACTTCACGAGCGTCGGGTGTTGCGCGTAGAAGCTCGCCGCCCGGTCGATGATCGAGGGGTCCTTCACGGCGGCCTGCTGTGCGAGGGCTTGCATCGCCTCGGGCGAGAGGCTCTCCGCCTCCTGCGGCGTCAAGTTCCCGCGGGACTCCAGCGCCTGCGGCCCGCCTCGTATGCCCGCCGAGCCGAGGGCCTGCGCGACGCCCGCCGGTCCGAGCACGCCGAGCAGGTGGTTGAAGAAACCCGCCTTCTGCTCGGGGGTGGACTTGTCGAAAAGACCGGAAACGATCTGCTCGAACGGGGGCGTCTCGTCGGACTTGAACGCATGGGAGAGGCCGTCGGCAAGCGTCGCGTTCGGCACCGCCCGCGCCACCTGATCGTACGCGGCGTCCACCTCAGAGGCCGGAGCATTCCCGGTCGAAACC from Candidatus Polarisedimenticolaceae bacterium includes:
- a CDS encoding GlsB/YeaQ/YmgE family stress response membrane protein, which produces MGIIAWLVVGLVAGWLTGKVMGGPGKGVLMDIIVGLVGALVGGFLMGLVGFKPEGGLLYTIVVAFFGAVVVTWIFRKLTATKG